The following are from one region of the Magallana gigas chromosome 4, xbMagGiga1.1, whole genome shotgun sequence genome:
- the LOC105342339 gene encoding uncharacterized protein translates to MVKSEMTCATEIVGSWFPSGYYGHFRSKTRNDFVCEYRQLAKPQPPNKFLNRSQQPTARHVFSHHDNRESFLNDALYFEQGLGRKRAPNKAYSFKQDFMTWMPEREYIQRTQRPLLSTYRKDFKTSQKVPQIYVNKPPSSFDGVNTTSYRYAHGSETANPNRHTINAMNNEALKLSLLNRKNRAMSARGTVRETVASCMNWYNPAKERPKTAVQNQTSPAATQTTMLQPHPPSEPPPPRAEPPQPRVNPPPPAVERQVTMPPVREATVVQAEPVNRQPQPTIAWAPPQPAAAIEVACA, encoded by the exons ATGGTGAAATCAGAGATGACCTGCGCAACAGAAATTGTTGGCAGCTGG TTTCCTAGTGGTTACTATGGACATTTCCGCAGCAAGACACGCAACGATTTTGTATGTGAATACAGACAGCTAGCGAAACCTCAACCGCCTAACAAATTCCTGAACAGGTCACAG CAACCTACAGCCAGACATGTGTTTTCTCACCATGACAACAGGGAATCATTCCTCAATGATGCCTTATACTTTGAACAA GGTTTGGGACGTAAGCGGGCTCCAAACAAGGCTTACAGCTTCAAGCAAGACTTCATGACATGGATGCCGGAACGGGAGTACATTCAGAGAACCCAGCGGCCCTTACTGTCAACGTATCGAAAAGACTTCAAGACCTCCCAGAAAGTACCTCAAATATATGTCAACAAACCTCCATCTTCTTTTGATGGGGTCAACACAACGTCATATAGATATGCCCATGGTAGTGAAACAGCCAACCCTAACAGACATACAATCAATGCTATGAACAATGAGGCACTCAAACTTAGTTTGTTGAATAGAAAAAACCGTGCCATGTCAGCCCGAGGCACGGTTCGTGAAACCGTGGCTTCCTGCATGAATTGGTACAACCCAGCAAAAGAGCGACCCAAAACCGCAGTCCAGAATCAAACAAGTCCGGCAGCAACTCAAACGACCATGTTACAACCCCACCCACCCTCTGAGCCACCTCCTCCCCGGGCTGAGCCACCTCAACCAAGAGTGAACCCTCCCCCACCAGCAGTGGAGAGGCAGGTCACCATGCCTCCGGTCAGAGAAGCCACTGTGGTTCAAGCTGAGCCGGTCAACCGACAACCTCAACCCACAATTGCGTGGGCACCCCCTCAACCAGCCGCGGCCATTGAAGTGGCCTGTGCTTGA
- the LOC105342340 gene encoding putative leucine-rich repeat-containing protein DDB_G0290503, which translates to MKKGMFSNHVSRRDLFLYGGQKSQKTEKSSFVQYSSQSQGEFSQCQDGFNSSCGSTDQLSQGRKMFDSYKTPQNSSNKGLVSLMKPASSMPGVHERPKFQQQFQSNRHKAKENEERELLQTISQSIRDCSEEVQNVVKVLPEHLGDHMQIFGDSLTKIINNSLREQMENVIFTFQEQKDSRKQIHEMKGIIEEKQARIIELQRQLEHQQKVGSDHSVEKVTEVLHRNQESVDRQLQKLTESSHIITENQQRILQGQDHQQRAGHQLHNELQRRLESFPSQVTENRFAEEIRCIRRDLEIQKREAFEFFQDSLSKCNDEQRRDMAKQFENELHRSTNTICNTSNSVANIQREYLQNTLKQQQEELKEYIRSQLMKSRVDKSKDDVLQPVAQKHTDNSQIYRAQCSRSRSDTHLENGKSAVGCVVYHQQNSEQNYRDTQEQNYSLTESKRSESGGKLKAVQQNFMSPKENRYPEQAKTFFQRPNPSPVATVLPQPQGLVQPRIGRTVQRDTRASDEEQLTSRHPGRKSREKTNIPTRRSQRLASSTQESQNSSQDDYVYASQTHEKTQTQSPYSSDESQHHIAPSYAKKPRYDSQSREDVPSLSKTFTHSSMYQTTVNPVYEYRSSTKSNVKPPSENFGEENADVFQFSDENSNSLARRQKGTSSSLNRRHVSQVDNDIEEHLDSSPSVSITKIMIKRKSRKDSPASSVFSNFRTYARSQSRQTSAATPQYKQSENGWKVNRGDVLMQRQASYKRKMMQVDDDLLELSHRIQDQLKRRC; encoded by the exons atgaAGAAAGGCATGTTTTCAAACCATGTTTCAAGAAGAGATTTATTCCTGTATGGTGGACAAAAGAG TCAGAAGACGGAGAAGTCCAGTTTTGTACAGTATTCCAGTCAGTCACAGGGAGAGTTTTCACAATGCCAAGATGGATTTAATTCCAGTTGTGGATCTACAGATCAG tTGTCTCAAGGGAGGAAGATGTTTGACAGCTACAAAACTCCACAGAACTCCTCCAATAAAGGCCTGGTATCCCTGATGAAGCCTGCCTCCAGTATGCCAGGAGTCCATGAACGACCAAAATTCCAGCAGCAGTTTCAGAGCAACAGACATAAGGCCAAAGAAAATGAAGAAAG aGAACTGTTACAGACAATATCACAGTCTATTAGAGATTGTTCAGAAGAG GTTCAGAATGTTGTGAAAGTGTTGCCAGAACATTTAGGGGATCACATGCAAATATTTGGAGATTCTCTTACCAAAATCATTAACAACA GTCTTAGAGAGCAGATGGAAAATGTCATCTTTACTTTTCAAGAGCAAAAAGATTCTAGAAAgcagattcatgaaatgaaagGAATTATAGAAGAG aaaCAAGCCAGGATAATTGAGCTCCAGAGACAGCTGGAGCACCAGCAGAAGGTGGGGAGTGATCACTCAGTGGAGAAAGTCACGGAGGTACTCCACAGAAACCAGGAGTCGGTGGACAGACAGCTCCAGAAGCTGACGGAGAGCAGCCATATCATCACCGAGAACCAGCAGAGAATACTACAGGGCCAGGACCACCAGCAAAGGGCAGGACACCAGCTCCACAATGAACTACAGAGAAGACTTGAGAGCTTTCCCTCCCAAGTCACAGagaacag atTTGCAGAAGAAATAAGATGCATTAGGAGAGATCTAGAAATTCAGAAGCGAGAAGCATTTGAATTCTTCCAAGACTCTCTTTCAAAGTGCAATGATGAACAGAGGAGAGACATGGCTAAACAGTTTGAGAATGAGCTTCATCGGTCTACTAACACAATCTGCAATACCTCCAACAGTGTGGCTAACATTCAAAGAGAATACCTCCAAAATACTCTGAAACAACAACAGGAAGAATTGAAGGAATACATACGCTCTCAGTTAATGAAGTCAAGGGTAGACAAATCCAAAGACGATGTCCTTCAACCTGTCGCACAAAAACACACTGATAATTCACAAATTTATCGAGCACAATGTAGCAGGTCCAGATCTGATACACATCTAGAGAATGGAAAATCTGCTGTTGGGTGTGTTGTGTATCACCAACAGAACTCTGAACAGAACTATAGAGATACCCAGGAACAGAATTACAGCTTGACAGAAAGCAAAAGAAGTGAGTCTGGAGGAAAACTGAAAGCTGTTCAACAGAATTTTATGTCTCCAAAGGAGAACAGATATCCAGAACAagccaaaacattttttcagAGACCCAATCCTTCTCCAGTGGCCACAGTTCTACCCCAGCCCCAAGGTCTGGTACAACCTAGGATAGGACGGACTGTACAGAGAGACACCAGGGCATCTGATGAAGAACAGCTGACAAGTAGACATCCTGGGAGGAAAAGCAGGGAGAAGACAAATATCCCCACCAGAAGATCTCAGAGACTTGCAAGCTCTACACAGGAATCTCAGAACAGTTCTCAAGATGATTATGTCTATGCTTCACAAACACATGAAAAAACTCAAACACAATCGCCTTATTCTTCTGATGAGTCTCAGCATCACATTGCTCCATCTTATGCCAAGAAACCTAGATATGACAGCCAGAGCAGGGAGGATGTGCCAAGTTTGTCTAAAACATTTACTCACTCTTCTATGTATCAAACCACAGTTAATCCTGTGTATGAGTACAGAAGCAGTACAAAATCCAATGTTAAACCTCCATCAGAGAACTTTGGTGAAGAAAATGCTGATGTTTTCCAATTTTCTGATGAAAATTCTAATTCCCTGGCTAGGAGACAAAAAGGAACATCTTCAAG TTTAAATAGAAGACATGTAAGTCAGGTTGACAATGACATTGAAgag cATCTTGACTCTTCTCCCTCTGTGTCTATCACCAAAATCATGATCAAGAGGAAATCCCGCAAAGATTCGCCAGCATCATCTGTGTTTAGCAACTTCAGGACAT ATGCTCGATCCCAATCGCGCCAAACTTCTGCAGCCACTCCTCAATACAAACAGTCTGAAAATGGCTGGAAAGTCAACAGAGGG GACGTGCTGATGCAGAGACAGGCCAGCTACAAGAGGAAGATGATGCAGGTGGATGATGACCTTCTGGAACTGTCACATCGCATCCAGGACCAACTCAAGAGGCGGTGCTAA
- the LOC105342341 gene encoding G-patch domain and KOW motifs-containing protein isoform X1 codes for MAETKPLSFGFSKKIEKKEILKSSVAEKEKEEDTTIDYVTSVDNKTLKGTKPEKEKKEYVIPLIKQNKWRREDILKKEKDRDQPLKGKDAEEDEALKEILEDAARKNEAWDEQGKVEDSDLHIPLLMQNKVPEGFETDDKLDVSLRPSEPDEADYDEIPIEQYGMAMLRGMGWKDGEGIGKHKKNVAPVTATLRPKGLGLGADISEAKQARWNGEDKSKDKDEDILTFKKGAYCVLTKGVNKDLYGVIEGLDEDNARVMVKLTLSGKIVTQSQYSVKLVSKKEYNKYSKYLNKGKTDEYKEKERQKNESKKRSRSRSRERSHKRSHKHRSRSRSKGRSEKYESRSNEKSHRRDKEDRKKDYKERNGSHREEESRIGESRLQEEADRHYQEARKRKYEEREHVPHPSEIWVRPQIKVRIIDKNYKKGKYHKSKVTVLDVPGPENCICKSEEGNVLEGLAQSQLETVIPKSEGAYVMVVSGKYRGQLGEVISKNKKKSMAAVQLLQDRDSVMNIDFDHICEFVGDIHEQFDY; via the exons atggcTGAGACAAAACCGCTATCGTTTGGTTTCTCTAAAAAGATTGAGAAaaaagagattttaaaatcatctgtGGCTGAGAAAGAAAAGGAAGAGGACACAACAATCGATTATGTTACTTCAGTAGATAACAAAACATTAAAGGG AACAAAACCAGAAAAGGAGAAAAAAGAGTATGTGATTCCCCtgatcaaacaaaataaatggaGGAGAGAGGATATATTAAAGAAGGAGAAGGATCGGGATCAGCCACTTAAAGGAAAAGATGCTGAGGAGGATGAAGCCTTGAAGGAAATTTTAGAGG ATGCAGCTCGTAAGAATGAAGCATGGGATGAACAAGGAAAGGTAGAAGACTCTGACCTCCACATTCCTCTGTTGATGCAGAATAAAGTTCCTGAGGGCTTTGAGACCGACGACAAACTCGATGTGTCACTGAGACCTAGTGAa CCAGATGAGGCAGATTATGATGAGATTCCTATTGAACAATATGGCATGGCTATGTTACGAGGAATGGGTTGGAAAGATGGCGAGGGGATAGGAAAGCACAAAAA aaatgttgcACCTGTCACTGCCACTCTTCGACCTAAGGGTCTTGGTTTGGGGGCTGATATCTCTGAAGCCAAACAAGCTAGGTGGAACGGAGAGGACAAATCAAAAGACAAAGATGAGGAcatcctgacttttaaaaaggGAGCTTACTGTGTTCTTACTAAGGGAGTCAACAAAGACTTGTATGGAGTA ATCGAGGGTCTGGATGAGGACAACGCTCGAGTGATGGTGAAGCTGACACTGTCTGGTAAAATAGTGACACAGAGCCAGTACAGTGTCAAACTGGTCAGCAAGAAGGagtacaacaagtactccaagTACCTCA ACAAAGGAAAAACTGATGAATACAAAGAGAAAGAAAGACAGAAGAATGAGTCCAAGAAGCGGTCCAGGTCAAGGTCTCGAGAACGATCTCATAAAAGGTCACACAAACACAgatcaaggtcaaggtcaaagggaaggtcagaaaaatatgaatcaaGGTCAAATGAAAAATCTCACAGACGAGACAAAGAAGACAGAAAGAAAGATTACAAAGAGAGAAATGGGTCTCACAGGGAAGAAGAGAGTAGGATTGGGGAGAGTAGACTTCAGGAGGAGGCGGACAGGCATTATCAAGAAGCAAGGAAGAGGAAGTATGAAGAAAG AGAACATGTTCCACATCCATCAGAAATCTGGGTGAGGCCACAAATTAAAGTCCGAATTATCGACAAGAATTACAAGAAAGGAAAGTACCATAAAAGCAAg GTAACAGTTTTAGATGTTCCAGGGCCAGAAAACTGTATTTGTAAATCAGAAGAAGGAAATGTGTTGGAAG GTCTAGCTCAATCTCAGTTGGAGACAGTCATCCCAAAATCTGAGGGTGCATATGTTATGGTTGTCTCAGGGAAGTACAGAGGACAG CTTGGAGAGGTGATATCAAAGAACAAGAAGAAGTCAATGGCTGCAGTGCAGTTGTTACAGGATAGAGACAGTGTGATGAACATTGACTTTGATCATATATGTGAATTTGTGGGCGACATTCATGAACAGTTTGACTATTAA
- the LOC105342341 gene encoding G-patch domain and KOW motifs-containing protein isoform X2 yields the protein MAETKPLSFGFSKKIEKKEILKSSVAEKEKEEDTTIDYVTSVDNKTLKGTKPEKEKKEYVIPLIKQNKWRREDILKKEKDRDQPLKGKDAEEDEALKEILEDAARKNEAWDEQGKVEDSDLHIPLLMQNKVPEGFETDDKLDVSLRPSEPDEADYDEIPIEQYGMAMLRGMGWKDGEGIGKHKKNVAPVTATLRPKGLGLGADISEAKQARWNGEDKSKDKDEDILTFKKGAYCVLTKGVNKDLYGVIEGLDEDNARVMVKLTLSGKIVTQSQYSVKLVSKKEYNKYSKYLNKGKTDEYKEKERQKNESKKRSRSRSRERSHKRSHKHRSRSRSKGRSEKYESRSNEKSHRRDKEDRKKDYKERNGSHREEESRIGESRLQEEADRHYQEARKRKEHVPHPSEIWVRPQIKVRIIDKNYKKGKYHKSKVTVLDVPGPENCICKSEEGNVLEGLAQSQLETVIPKSEGAYVMVVSGKYRGQLGEVISKNKKKSMAAVQLLQDRDSVMNIDFDHICEFVGDIHEQFDY from the exons atggcTGAGACAAAACCGCTATCGTTTGGTTTCTCTAAAAAGATTGAGAAaaaagagattttaaaatcatctgtGGCTGAGAAAGAAAAGGAAGAGGACACAACAATCGATTATGTTACTTCAGTAGATAACAAAACATTAAAGGG AACAAAACCAGAAAAGGAGAAAAAAGAGTATGTGATTCCCCtgatcaaacaaaataaatggaGGAGAGAGGATATATTAAAGAAGGAGAAGGATCGGGATCAGCCACTTAAAGGAAAAGATGCTGAGGAGGATGAAGCCTTGAAGGAAATTTTAGAGG ATGCAGCTCGTAAGAATGAAGCATGGGATGAACAAGGAAAGGTAGAAGACTCTGACCTCCACATTCCTCTGTTGATGCAGAATAAAGTTCCTGAGGGCTTTGAGACCGACGACAAACTCGATGTGTCACTGAGACCTAGTGAa CCAGATGAGGCAGATTATGATGAGATTCCTATTGAACAATATGGCATGGCTATGTTACGAGGAATGGGTTGGAAAGATGGCGAGGGGATAGGAAAGCACAAAAA aaatgttgcACCTGTCACTGCCACTCTTCGACCTAAGGGTCTTGGTTTGGGGGCTGATATCTCTGAAGCCAAACAAGCTAGGTGGAACGGAGAGGACAAATCAAAAGACAAAGATGAGGAcatcctgacttttaaaaaggGAGCTTACTGTGTTCTTACTAAGGGAGTCAACAAAGACTTGTATGGAGTA ATCGAGGGTCTGGATGAGGACAACGCTCGAGTGATGGTGAAGCTGACACTGTCTGGTAAAATAGTGACACAGAGCCAGTACAGTGTCAAACTGGTCAGCAAGAAGGagtacaacaagtactccaagTACCTCA ACAAAGGAAAAACTGATGAATACAAAGAGAAAGAAAGACAGAAGAATGAGTCCAAGAAGCGGTCCAGGTCAAGGTCTCGAGAACGATCTCATAAAAGGTCACACAAACACAgatcaaggtcaaggtcaaagggaaggtcagaaaaatatgaatcaaGGTCAAATGAAAAATCTCACAGACGAGACAAAGAAGACAGAAAGAAAGATTACAAAGAGAGAAATGGGTCTCACAGGGAAGAAGAGAGTAGGATTGGGGAGAGTAGACTTCAGGAGGAGGCGGACAGGCATTATCAAGAAGCAAGGAAGAGGAA AGAACATGTTCCACATCCATCAGAAATCTGGGTGAGGCCACAAATTAAAGTCCGAATTATCGACAAGAATTACAAGAAAGGAAAGTACCATAAAAGCAAg GTAACAGTTTTAGATGTTCCAGGGCCAGAAAACTGTATTTGTAAATCAGAAGAAGGAAATGTGTTGGAAG GTCTAGCTCAATCTCAGTTGGAGACAGTCATCCCAAAATCTGAGGGTGCATATGTTATGGTTGTCTCAGGGAAGTACAGAGGACAG CTTGGAGAGGTGATATCAAAGAACAAGAAGAAGTCAATGGCTGCAGTGCAGTTGTTACAGGATAGAGACAGTGTGATGAACATTGACTTTGATCATATATGTGAATTTGTGGGCGACATTCATGAACAGTTTGACTATTAA
- the LOC136274717 gene encoding uncharacterized protein has translation MQEGHPYDLRSRDRAVLDFIRSCDDSSDEMSDSHAELEASGGLATTVSAEEVRATTPRIHAVPRAPNISSEILVLEKELQTLELHKRKMQLLQNIDACKQTIAAMQEKDSPGQSPSTTRAPKNHATASGVEPAPNVQPLQGTVDLSNLMNLFPSHVSTAFTQCPSSNKGKVRLVHNYVWLDPIMQQEKDDLLTLTNTGVKINKKLDRDYYKLSIEQWGYGNAAIMQEMIINQELDDQGVRDYLEYTKYINRLFNKYVKGSVLLFDREYRELQFKEKFRWGVSRPHLQDFQLISKPNSLTMQTLQGSLGTNAKKEGTSKQKGSRRGPFTPDECSVSPKKLGNGTGYCSDSSSGLKYSVWEFYLQDDFDRNFLCEGIKEGFRIIDEGAEQRLVPCEVDNYQSCFQYAEQVEKQILYELSNGNYVATCVKPTIVSALGAIPKSHSKVRLIHDASRPLHMSINDYVQSDTSCSYMDLRVVSKLISEGCYLAKIDLQSAYRSVPIHPSNYWATGLKWQFVNATSPTYLYDTKLPFGAAKSPQIFQRLSSAVCRILKKVYGYTAIAYLDDFLIFGKNYYECSRAMYTLLSLLRELGFAINWSKVEGPSQQLVFLGVVVDSVTMTLSLPSSKLQDFNTLLGTFSRRKRASVRQLETLIGKLNWASQVICGGRTFLRRVLDLKNAVTERHHKVLLTEDFFADLQWWISFMSIFNGTCRIQDPRPITSLQTDASSEGGGGYYNGDYFYINWPLDLPACAMAHINVKEFIAIFLSVCRWGKYFVNSKVIIHSDNSSAVSWINKGTSRIPLVQFMCRILFWISALYNCVISAKYLPGKQNNIGDACSRLHEPGQLTKLYSLVPSLQHDNFSIATLLSHMSLPFIFARWIHCSVPTRPSICFEKKGMG, from the exons ATGCAGGAGGGTCACCCATACGATCTTCGTTCCAGAGACCGGGCGGTTCTTGACTTTATAAGATCGTGTGACGACTCGTCAGACGAAATGAGCGACAGCCATGCAGAATTAGAGGCCTCCGGCGGCTTGGCAACAACGGTATCAGCAGAGGAAGTTCGGGCCACCACGCCGCGGATACATGCAGTCCCAAGAGCCCCAAATATATCTAGTGAAATACTCGTTTTAGAGAAGGAGCTCCAGACCTTAGAACTACATAAACGTAAGATGCAACTTCTTCAGAATATTGATGCTTGCAAACAGACTATAGCGGCAATGCAAGAGAAAGACAGCCCTGGCCAAAGCCCAAGTACAACTCGCGCACCTAAGAATCATGCGACTGCTTCTGGAGTTGAGCCTGCACCGAATGTACAACCCCTGCAAGGTACGGTTGACCTCAGTAATCTTATGAACTTGTTCCCCTCTCATGTTTCTACTGCATTTACACAATGCCCATCCAGTAATAAAGGGAAAGTAAGACTCGTTCATAACTACGTTTGGCTTGACCCCATTATGCAACAAGAGAAGGATGATCTTCTCACTCTTACCAACACTGGAGTGAAGATTAACAAAAAGCTTGATCGTGACTATTATAAACTGTCCATTGAACAGTGGGGCTATGGTAATGCTGCCATTATGCAGGAAATGATCATTAATCAGGAACTGGATGACCAGGGAGTGCGCGACTACCTGGAGTATACCAAGTACATTAATCGCTTATTCAACAAGTATGTCAAAGGTAGTGTCCTTCTCTTTGACCGTGAGTACAGAGAATTGCAATTCAAGGAAAAGTTTCGATGGGGTGTATCTCGTCCTCACCTTCAGGATTTTCAACTGATCTCTAAACCCAACAGCCTTACCATGCAGACCCTGCAAGGATCATTGGGAACAAACGCTAAGAAGGAGGGTACCTCCAAGCAGAAAGGAAGTCGACGTGGTCCATTCACACCTGACG AATGCTCTGTCTCACCCAAAAAACTAGGGAATGGGACAGGTTACTGCTCTGACTCCTCCTCAGGGTTAAAGTATTCTGTTTGggaattttatttacaagatGATTTTGATCGCAACTTCTTATGTGAGGGGATAAAAGAGGGCTTTAGAATTATTGATGAGGGAGCTGAGCAGCGACTTGTCCCATGTGAAGTTGATAATTATCAGTCATGTTTTCAATATGCAGAACAAGTTGAGAAACAGATACTGTATGAATTGTCAAATGGAAATTATGTGGCTACTTGTGTCAAACCTACTATTGTTAGTGCCTTAGGAGCTATCCCTAAATCACATTCTAAGGTTAGGCTTATCCATGATGCTAGTCGCCCGTTGCATATGTCTATTAATGATTATGTACAGTCGGATACTTCATGTTCATACATGGATTTACGTGTTGTTAGTAAGCTCATTAGTGAAGGTTGTTATCTTGCAAAGATAGATCTACAGTCTGCTTATAGATCAGTCCCCATTCACCCTTCTAACTATTGGGCTACTGGGTTAAAATGGCAGTTTGTAAATGCTACGTCGCCAACATATTTGTATGACACTAAGCTTCCCTTTGGCGCTGCTAAAAGCCCTCAAATTTTTCAACGGCTTAGTAGTGCAGTCtgtagaattttaaagaaagtgtATGGTTATACTGCAATTGCTTATCTTgatgattttttgatttttgggaAAAACTATTATGAATGTTCAAGAGCAATGTATACCCTTCTTAGCCTACTTAGAGAGCTAGGTTTTGCTATTAACTGGTCCAAGGTTGAAGGTCCTTCCCAGCAGCTGGTATTCCTGGGGGTGGTAGTAGATTCAGTGACAATGACTCTATCCTTGCCATCATCAAAGCTACAAGATTTCAACACTTTACTGGGAACTTTCTCTCGGAGAAAGCGAGCTAGTGTTAGACAGTTAGAAACACTTATTGGAAAGCTCAATTGGGCCTCTCAAGTGATCTGTGGTGGTCGTACCTTTCTCCGTCGAGTTTTGGATTTGAAGAATGCTGTGACTGAGAGACATCATAAAGTGTTGCTCACTGAGGATTTCTTTGCAGACCTTCAGTGGTGGATATCATTTATGTCGATATTCAATGGCACGTGTCGTATACAGGATCCACGCCCCATCACCTCACTCCAGACGGATGCTTCTTCTGAGGGAGGTGGAGGATACTACAATGGAGACTACTTCTACATTAATTGGCCATTAGATCTACCAGCTTGTGCCATGGCCCATATTAATGTTAAAGAATTTATCGCTATTTTCTTGTCTGTGTGTAGGTGGGGTAAATACTTTGTGAATAGTAAAGTGATCATACATAGTGATAATTCTTCTGCCGTGTCGTGGATTAACAAAGGAACTTCCAGGATTCCCCTTGTACAGTTCATGTGCCGCATTCTGTTCTGGATATCTGCCCTGTATAATTGTGTTATCAGTGCTAAATACTTACCAGGCAAACAAAACAACATTGGGGATGCATGTTCCCGTCTCCATGAGCCGGGTCAACTTACAAAACTGTATTCCTTAGTGCCTTCCCTGCAACACGATAATTTTTCTATTGCAACATTGTTGTCTCATATGTCATTACCATTTATCTTTGCCAGGTGGATTCACTGTTCAGTCCCTACAAGACCAAGCATCTGCTTTGAAAAGAAAGGCATGGGCTAA